One window of the Octopus sinensis linkage group LG3, ASM634580v1, whole genome shotgun sequence genome contains the following:
- the LOC115209467 gene encoding glycine-rich protein 23-like — MQQCFSHGHLYAGCSRVGNGNNLFILTPNDKTKNIVYSAALHDGGGFGDGDGASVDGGGGGSLDGGGSVDGGGSVDGGGSVHGGGSVDGGGSVDGGGGGGAGLTLLNVTKYKYSVY; from the exons ATGCAGCAATGCTTTTCCCATGGTCACCTCTATGCTGGTTGTTCCAGAGTTGGAAATGGCAACAATCTCTTCATACTCACACCAAATGATAAAACCAAGAATATTGTTTATTCTGCTGCTTTACA CgacggtggtggttttggtgacgGTGACGGTGCCAGTGTagacggtggcggcggcggcagcctCGATGGCGGCGGCAGCGTCGATGGCGGCGGCAGCGTCGATGGCGGCGGCAGCGTCCATGGCGGCGGTAGCGTCGATGGCGGCGGCAGCGTCGATGGCGGCGGTGGAGGTGGCGctggt TTGACACTATTAAATGTcacaaaatacaaatattcaGTCTATTAG